DNA sequence from the Pirellulales bacterium genome:
ACGGCAAGGGTAAGCGGGTCGAGTTGGCACCGACGAACATCGTGCGCGACGTGGAAGGGCACCCGCGCAGCGCCGACGTGCGGACGCCGTTCAGTTGCTTCGGTTGCCATGGTCCGAGCAACGGATTTTTGCGCCCCAAGAACCTGGTCGACGATCAGCGAAAGGCGGGCGTGAAAACCCGGTTCGCGGACCGCGACCAAAGGAACGCCTACGAGAATTTCTACCTCGACTGGGACGGGAAGATCCCCGGCTGGCAGGGGCGATTCGGCGCCCTGCTCAATCGCACCACGGGATGGAGCGGGGCGAAGATGGTCGAGACCCAAACCCACCTGCGCGAAGCCTACGACAGGCCGGTGAGCCCCGAGCAGGCGGCCATCGAGCTGGGCTTGCCGATCGAGACGATGAAGCTCCGTTTTGCAAAGTACTCACCTCGTGTGCGGCTCAATTTGTTGGTGCAGGGCGAGCCTGTTCCACGAAGACTTTGGGAGTCCGGGCTGTTTCAGGAGGCGGTTTTGACCTCGAGGTTACCACCATGAAGTGTTTCGGGATCTTGCTCGGCGCGATGGCGTTGGCCATCCTTGTTGCGTGCGGCGCCGACGCCGGCGGCGGCTTTGGGCATGGCTACGGTACGCACCATGTTGCCTACAGCCAGCCGACCTATTACAACCAAGCCCTTATCCTGCCGGTGGCGGTCACGCCGCCCTACAACCCGTTCTATTACACGGTGCAGGACTACTATGGGCAGTCGCTACTCGCCGATGCGATCGCCGCTCGGTCCGCAGCGCTTACTCAAAAGTCGCCGACGGCAGCGACCACACCGTGCGAGCATCTCAAGAGCCAGCTCGAGCAGTTGGCGAAGCGAATGGAGTCGCTCGAAAAGCCGGCGGTATCGGCGCCGGAGAAGCTGACGGCCGCGCCGAGCAGCGGTGCCGATGCGATCAAGCAATCGTGCGCCCAGTGCCACAGCGGGAAGGTAGCCAAAGGTGGGTTCGCGATCGAGCAGCTCACCACGCCGGCCGCGATCGGTAGCGCGATGCAGGCGATCCTCGAGGGGCGCATGCCGAAGAAGTGCCCGACCTGCGTCCCGCTCAGCCCGAAGACGACGGGCGAAGCCCTACTCTTCCTGTCCGCCCAGCTGTCGAAAGTGAAGTAGCGGCGCGTGCCGCTGCGCTCTGTCCGATTCGCTCCTGAAAGGAGTCGTCCATGTTTCGCTTGTGCGTCGTCGCGTGCCTGATGCTCGCGGCGTCCTTCGCCCCGGTCGTCCAGGCCGGCGGCTGCGTCCCGGTGCAAACCGTCGTCGCACCCCCGCAAAATCTCGTCGGCCAACCCTCGGGTTATACCTGTGGGCAAGGCCAACAGCTGCAGCAGCTGCAGCAGCTGCAGCAGATCGTCGCCCCGCAATTCCTGCAGGGGCCGCAGTACGTGCAGGCTGTGCAGGCCGGGCCGTTGCTGCTGCAAACCCGCCGCGGCTTCCCGTTGGCCATCGTCGCCGTGCCCCATCGCCACCATCGGCGCTGAGACCGGCATTTCAGGCGGGCCCACTTCGGGCCCGCCGCTTCATAAACTCCAGCTTTTAGGAGATTGACCTTGCTCGAAGAAATCATTAGCAGCTTTGGCGGCACGGCCAAAGCTGTGGCTTGGCTGCGGCACTTCGGCTACCTCGCCGGCGGGGCCGCGTCGATCGCGAGCAACGCCGCCGCCGCGATCGAGGCCCTGCAGCGCGTTGGCGGGCTGCCGGTGACAGGGGTTATCGACGCGGCGACGCTCGGCTTGATGGAGCGGCCGCGTTGTGGTTTGTCCGATAACCGCCTGGCGGCGACCAGTTCGGCGTCGCGCTGGACTAAACCCGAAATCACCTGGTCGATCGCCGACTACCTGCCTGGCTTCGCCCCGCAGGAACAGGAGGATCGGACTGCCGTCGGCTGGCAGCGCTGGGCCGCGGTGATTCCGCTGAAGATCCGGCGCGCGACCAAAGCCGACGTGCCCGACGTGGTGATCTCGGTCGGCAGTGGCCCACAGGCGGGATTCGACGGGCCCTCCGGCGTCCTCGCATGGTCGTACAAGCCGGCAGGGGACAACCGGCAAATCCTCATGCGGTTCGATCTCGCCGAGCAGTACGGGCCCAGCGCCCCCATCAAGTACGACAACGTCTTCGATCACGAGGCCGGGCACGCCCTGGGCCTCGATCACGACATGCAGCACGCCGCCGCGCTGATGTCGCCGTTTTACAGCTCGACCGTCCGCGACCCCACGCAATGGGACATCGCGGCGATCCAAGCCCTCTACGGGTCCGCGCAGCCGGCGAACCCTGTGCCGCTCCCGCTACCGCCGGGCGTGACGCGGTTGACGATCGAGGGAGAGAATCTCCGCGTCGTCACCTGAGTGACATACCAATGTCAGGCCCCTTGCCCGGACCGGAGGTTTTTGCAATGTTCACCTACGAGGTTGTGATAGCCGCGATGCTGCTGTCATCGCCGGGCGACGATGTCCCCGAAAGGATCGAGCCGTGGATCACGGCGATCCATCCCGCCATCGTCGCGCTGGCGATCGAGGCGGAAATCTTGGACCCACGCGCGGCGTCAGGGTATTTTGCGAGCGACTGGAGTTGGTCTCAGGACCTCCTGGCCCTTCGCGGCCAATGCGCCTCGCTGCAGTCAGCGCCGATGCTCGCGGATTGCCACCAATTGCCGCCGTTGGGGTTCTGCAGCTGCATGCTCACGGCCAATCGAGAGTTTCGGGAGGAACTCAAGCGGCGGGCGGCCTGCGACATGGTGCACCGTGAGGAGATCATTGCGGCGATCGACGATACCGATGCGATGTACCATGTGTGGGCGGCGGTAGCCTACGCGCAGACCAGGCATTACGATGTGACCATGCGTCGGCAGTCGCTCCACGCCGTGCGCCGCATGATCGGGCCCGAGGCGTTCTACGCCGGCACGTTGCCGCCGCCGTTGCCGCTCTGGGCCATCCCGAGGCGGTGACCCGTGTGGAAACCGAAACGCCGGTCGCCGGCTATGCGGCGGACGACCGCTCAGCGCGGCTACGGCAGCCGCTGGCAGCGCTACGCCCGGTGGTACCTCGGCCACCATCCCCTCTGCCGGGAGTGCGAGCGCCAGGGCGTGACCAGCGCAGCGACGCAGGTGGACCACATCCGGCCCCACCGCGGCGACCAAGTCTTGTTCTGGGACCCTGCCAACCACCAACCGTTGTGCGGGCGCTGCCACGCGATCAAGACGCGGGCCGGGCTATAGGAGGCCTCATGGGCGTGCGAATCAAAACCCTGAAGCTGAGCGAAAGCGGCTTTACCGCCCAGGTGCTCGCGTACGCAAAGGCCATGGGCTGGCGCACAGCGCACTTCCGCCCGGCCCAAACGGCCAAGGGTTGGCGAACGGCAGTACAGGGGGATGGGAAGGGGTTCCCGGATCTCATCCTCGTCCGGGAGCGGGTAGTTGTGGCCGAGCTGAAGGTAGGGTGCAACGTGCCGTCGCTCGAGCAACTCGCCTGGCTTGAGGCTTTCGCTGGCGCAGGCGTGGAGAGCTACACGTGGAGGCCAGCGGATTGGGCGTCGATCGAAAAAGTGCTGCGGTCCTCGTCACCATGACACATCTCCAGCCAACCAATCCGTCCGATCGCCGATCCATCTGGGCTCCAGAGTCACAAGCACCCATTTGTGCTTTGCGACGCCATCGCGAACGAGCTTTGGCGCATCGA
Encoded proteins:
- a CDS encoding matrixin family metalloprotease; translated protein: MLEEIISSFGGTAKAVAWLRHFGYLAGGAASIASNAAAAIEALQRVGGLPVTGVIDAATLGLMERPRCGLSDNRLAATSSASRWTKPEITWSIADYLPGFAPQEQEDRTAVGWQRWAAVIPLKIRRATKADVPDVVISVGSGPQAGFDGPSGVLAWSYKPAGDNRQILMRFDLAEQYGPSAPIKYDNVFDHEAGHALGLDHDMQHAAALMSPFYSSTVRDPTQWDIAAIQALYGSAQPANPVPLPLPPGVTRLTIEGENLRVVT
- a CDS encoding HNH endonuclease, whose amino-acid sequence is MWKPKRRSPAMRRTTAQRGYGSRWQRYARWYLGHHPLCRECERQGVTSAATQVDHIRPHRGDQVLFWDPANHQPLCGRCHAIKTRAGL